A segment of the Deltaproteobacteria bacterium genome:
TGACCTTGGTAGCCATCATCTCGTCTCGAAGAATAACTTTTCGCTTTAGGTCGACGATAGTGAGATCGGCATCCATACCGATCGTGATGCGGCCTTTTTTAGCTATGCTGTACACTCGCGCAGGGCCTGATGATAGCAGATCAACCATACGTAGGAGGCTTAAACGCCCATTATTTACGTGGGTAAGCATGATTGGGAGCATCGTCTGAACACCTGGTAGTCCAGACGGAGATTTTGGATATGGCAAAGCTTTTTCTAATAAAGAGTGAGGAGCGTGATCTGAACCGATGGTATCTACTAATCCCATGTCGATTGCTTTCCAAAGGGCTTCTTGATGCTGGAGCTCTCGTATCGGGGGGTTCATTTGTGCCCTTGCACCTAAAAGCTCATAGCATCCAGGAGCACTCAAAGTGAGGTGCTGCGGTGTTACTTCTACCGTTGCTGTGGCGCGGTGCTGTGCGAGCACAGCCATTTCCGCGGCAGTTGATACGTGCAGTACATGGATCCTCTTTCGTGTCCTAGATGCAATTCGAAGGATTCGTTGAGTAGCGATAAGTGCCGACTCCGGATCTCTCCAAATAGGGTGCATGGCCACGCCGCCGTCTGAGAGACTGAGGGACTCCTTTCTTTGGACTAGTCTTAATTCGTCCTCAGCATGAATGGCCACACGGCGACGGGAATGCGCAAGTATTTCGTGTAGAATATCGTCGGAAGCTGCGAGAAGACTCCCGGTTGAGCTGCCCATAAAGATCTTGATACCAGCACTTCCAGTCACCTCTTCCAAGGAGGATACGTTACTAATATTGTCCGCACATCCTCCTGCAAAGAAAGCTATGTCAGTCCATACTCGCCCTTGAGACCTTTTGATTTTATATGCCAATTGCTCGATGGTTGTCGTAGGAGGATTGGTATTTGGCATCTCAAGGACAGAGGTCACACCACCCAAACAAGCAGCTGCGGTACCCGATTCAAGGTCCTCTTTATATTCCATGCCTGGTTCGCGAAAGTGAACTTGAGAGTCAATGACACCTGGTAGCACGTGTAGGTGTTCCGCATTGTACCGTTCCTTTGCCGGTACATCAGAAAGATCTCCAATTTCCATAATTTTGCCATTATGAATACCGATATCCATTTTGGCAGCGAGCCAAGGTAGGACGACCGTTCCGTCCTGGACTATCAGGTCGAATGCAATGGGACAACTGCCATTCATCTGTACCCTCGCTTCAAATTCCGAGAGCATGATACGAGATATGCTGTTTTTGAATGTCTGGATACTTGCGCAGGTGAAATGCCAATTCGGTAATGCAAACGATTTGCATTACAGTCTAGGTCAGTGCAGTTGTCAAGTATCCTTATCGTTGTTTTTTAGGGAGTCTAGATTGGGCCCACTCAAGAGAAGAGTCAGATTTCAGACAGATACGCGTTGAACTCTTTTTGTCTGGCATCAAATTTTAGTCACCATTTCTTGTGTGATGGGAGCAATATTTTGAGCAGATATGCACCGGATCGTTTTCTGGAGGGGCGGGACTAAAGACTGTCTCTTGCGGTATTTCGCTGGTGGTGCTTGGGGGAGGCACTTGGCCGACTATATGACCGGCAAAGGGGCTTAATTTTTTTCGAAGTTTACACGGTCTTCCCTCGCATGCTTCTCTCCTCTCTAAAATTGGATCGGATATCTTCTGTAATACCTCAAAATTAAGACCACAGGTTTCACAGCAGTACTCGTATAGGGGCATCTTCGAGTCTCCAGTTATGGTAAATCTTGCAGATAACAGACCAACTCAGGTGAAAGCTGAAGCCCCATTTCAGTATTGCAAGGGGCTAACCCTCAGAGAAATTTTGTCTTACGGGCGAATCATTGCTGAAAATGCAAGTGGACTTTCAACCAAACTGGTCAAAGGATGCGAGGCGTCTCTGAGAGTGAGGCTAGCACCGTAGTTATAATTGCAAATTACTTGCAATAAGAAAAGGTGGTATAAACTTATCAGTCTGTTTAGGGATGATGAAAATGCAATAAATCTGTCAGCAGAAATGTTGCAAATCCCAGGGTTGCGAAGAACACGTCCCTTCGACGGTCAATAAATTTGGGGATCAAGTGAGCGATTGATATATAGGTCATCATGCCGGCTGCGGTAGCCAGAATGGCCCCTTTTGATAGGCCAATTAGAACCGTCAGGTGTGAGGCAACATTGCCGAGAAAAAAAAGTAGGATAGCTCCAGCACAGTAAAGAGTCGCTTTCCTGGTTGACGCATATTGCGAGCGCGTCATGAGCCCGAGCACCACCACTTCGGGAAGCATATGGGCTAGTACCCCCGAAAGAGCGTAGGTCGGGCTATCAGGGTTCGCTAGGAGGGCAGCAGATAACGTAACGCCATCAAAAAATGCACAAAGGCAGATGCAGGCTACCACCGAAAAGAATACTTCTTGGTCCAATTTACTGAATGAGTCAAATCCGCAACACGCCTTATGGGAAATCGTGAGTTTCCCTCGATGGGAGTGTGGGGATGGGTGGCTGTGGTGATTGGAATGAATGAAGGGCTTAAATTTTGTCTTTTTTCGTCGAGTAGCCAAGACTCGCTCAGATAGCCATACTAAGATCGCGCCGATCAAGGCCAGCAGAGCAAGATGCAGTGGGTTTTGATCAAGGTTATGCCAAGCATGGGGAGTGAGTTCAAAAACCGCTAGCGCCATAAGATAGCCAGTCCCGTAGCTCAATAACGTCTTGACCCGCTCGGGAGTACTCCACGTCCTTGCTAATCCAACTGAGACTCCAGACATCATCATGCTAGCAGCGGACGCCCAAAGCACGATGGATATGTTTTGTCCTACTAGGTTTGACACTGATGCCGACATCGTTCGAGTCCTTTCTGATCTACGCCGTGCACTGATCACAAATCCCCTTCAGAATAACTTCGTGGCTTTCGGTCGTAAAACCCCTGGGTAACTTCAAATTTAATTTTCCTGGACAGCCCATTACTTCGAAAAGGCGATCGCAGAGTCGGCAGAGAAAGTGATGATGATGGTGTTTGCCGTTGAGTTCGTAGCGTTGGACCATGCCTGGAAGATCCACTGTTACTATAGCTTTCTCTTCCAGCATGCCCTTGAGCGCTCGATAGACCGTAGCGATACCCAGACCGGGGACGAAATCCTGCGCTTTGGCAAGGATCTCGTTGGGACTCATAGGTCGGTCTTCATCTTTTAGAACCGCAAAAATGGCGTCTCTTTGGCGAGTGCGACGTTCCACGGAGAATTTCCCTTGTATTTGTTATTGATAGTCTGTTATCAAATTCTGCAGTTGATAGACGGTTATCATTTACGGGGAACGCGGTCAATGCATATTGCCGAAGGTATACTGCCAGCCAAAACTGCACTTTTAACAAGTATTCTCGCCGTGCCTTTTGTAGTGGCGAGCATTAAAAAAGTTCGTCGAATGATTGGTAATGTCGATGTTTCGTCCCCACAGAGGCCGCTATTCATGATGGCGCTGGCACTTTGCTTTGCCGTAACACTATTACCTATTCCTGTACCAATTGCAGGGGCCACATCTCACATGTGTGCAACGCCACTACTTGCACTGCTCTTTGGGTGGTCCGTGGTCCCTGCATTGGCTGCGTGTATCCTACTTCTCCAAGCATTGTTTTTTGCTCATGGTGGGCTGACGACACTGGGCGCTAATGTATTGACACTCGGGGTAGTTGGGCCGATTTGTGTTATCGCGCTGATGACGATTGGGAGAAAACTACGGATTCCACTTAAATTGAGCCTGTTCGTGTCGTGCACTTTGGGAAGTTTGGCTGTATATGTTGGAGACGCCTTGCTTTTGGGGTGGGCGCTCGGAGAAAGTGAAGATTTTCTGCGGGTATTCAGCGCAGTGGCAGCAGGATTCTTCCCAGTACAAGCTCCTCTCTCTCTGCTTGAAGGGGGCGTCAGTACCGCGATAGTTCTTCGACTGGCCCGTGAGAATCCGGAGTATCTTCCTCACAGCTTTGTGACCCGATTTGCACTTAAGAGACCCATTTTAAGTACGCAAGGTATTTTGTTCTTGATCTTCATTTTACTCGGTTCTGGAGGAGGCATCGAGGCTTATGCCGGAGATTTTCCGGGTCTTGATGATGCTGTCATTGCCAAGACAGCGGAGTCTTTTGGAATGATCTCCAAGGATATCTTTCCTTGGATTCAAGGCGAAATTGAACTGGCTGTCTTTTCCCTCGGCTTTTTTGTTGCTGGATGCACTGTGGGTAGCACCTTTCATCATTGGCAGTCATTTAAAAATCATGAGTTTAGACCTAAGGGGGTGCCGCCCCATGCATCTTGACCCCATCCATGCTCTTTATCGGGGGCGGGGTAGACTCAGGATATCACTGCCATCCAGGATCTTTATTTTACTATTTGGGCTTTGTTTCATCTTAATAACAAAACGGTGGACTGATGCACTTGCGGTCGCATTAGGTGCTACGATACTAAATATTGTAGAGCGCACAGGTCTAATACGAAGTCTGTTGCCTTGGCTATTGACAGCGAATTTTGCACTTATGTACGGCGTTCTTGCATGGTTTGGGGTTTCCAGTGGTGCCTTATGGCTACCTTTTTTGAAGTCTGTCGGAGCGACAGCGATCCTGTCCTGGTTTGGTGGAACTGTTTCCTGGGCATATCTAAAACGTCGCTATCTTGATTCTTCATCCTTGCGGTGGGTTGCTGCTTGGATTGATGAGGGGCTATTGCATGGCCAACTTCTTTTAAAAGATATCGAGCAACGTTTTGAAGTAGCTTTTGTGCGTGTCGGACAGGCATTCATTAGGCCGGAAAATGTCGCATTGGCCGTAGCAGGTGGGGTCGTCAACGCATTCCAGAAGTCCATCCGACTGGATGATGCCCGCCTACTCAGACAATCCTACCGGCCGAGTAATGAAGTGGATCCGCCAGACTCGGAGTGCTGTGCAACAGACGGAGAGCTGAACGATTTTTCGTCCTCTTGGTCTCAAAAGATGCTGTCTGTAGAACATCTTTATGTCAATTCTCCTTCGGGAGAACCGCTTCTCCATGATATTCACTTCTCGCTCAATAAGGGAGAGTGCCTTTATCTCGGTGGCGCTAGCGGATCAGGCAAGACCACTCTTTTGCGAACCATATGTGGGCTGTGCCCCATTCATCGGGGATCAATTACTATCGGCAAAAAGCACCGCGTTCGGTATCGTCGAGCGCTTGGTGCTGTGGGTTTTGTGCCGCAGAACCCTGACGATTCGTTTTTTGGTTCGACCCCAAGAGAAGACATTATCTGGGGGCTAAGACATAAAGGCCTTGGACATCTCGAAGCATGCCACAAAGCGGGAGAGATTCTTGCTGATTTTGGCATTTCGTATCTTATTGATAGACCTCTGTCCCGACTGAGTTTCGGTGAAAAAAAGAGGGTATCCCTAGCTGCGGCACTAGTGGCTCCGTGTCAACTACTGTTGTTGGACGAGCCCACATCTGGGTTAGACCCCGTTGCGGCCAAGATATTGATTGATTTGGTTATGACCCAAGTACATGCAAGAGGTACAGCGGTTGTCTGGGTTTCTCACGATGTTCAGATGCTACCCAAGGAAATTAAATCTGTTCTTTTATTGCGGGATGGATACCAAATTATTGCGGACCATCCTGATCAAGCTTTGATCGCGGGAAATCTCCGTAAAGCGGGTCTCTTGGTTTAGGTGTTCGCAAGAATTACACTTATTTGCTTCGTGTGTACTAGATGGTGATCCAACCGGATAATGAAAGGCTAAATATGACAGAGGCACCACTCGGAAAAATTCCTGTTACCGTTCTGACTGGATTTCTTGGGGCAGGAAAAACCACGCTACTCAATCGAATCATGACCGAGCATCACGGCAAGCGTATTGCCGTTATTCAGAATGAATTTGGCGAGATTGGCATTGACGGGGCATTGGTGATTAATGCCGACGAAGAAATATTTGAGATGAATAATGGCTGTATCTGTTGCACTGTACGGGGCGATCTCATTAGGATACTGGGTAATTTACAGAAAAGGCGCCATAAATTCGATTATGTTTTAATTGAGACGGATGGTCTTGCCGACCCAGCACCCGTCGCACAAACGTTTTTTGTTGACCCCGACATGCAGGAGTCTTGGCAGCTAGATGGTATCGTGACGGTGGTCGACGCTAAGCATTTGGATTTGCATTGGGACTCTAATGACGAGGTAAAAGAGCAGATTGCCTTTGCGGACCGCATTTTGCTAAATAAGGTCGATCTGGTCGAGTCTGCTGATGTGGACCGGATCGAAAGAAAGATTCGAGCCATAAATGCGTTCTGCGATATTTCACGGACAGTCAAGTCTGAGGTATCGGTAGAAAAAGTTTTGGACATAGGTGCATTCGATCTACGTAGAATCCTCGAGCTAAAACCGCAATTTCTCGAGCCCGAAGTGCCTTTTGAATGGTCGGGAATTTTTGATTTAGCAGATGGTTGTTATGACCTGCATTTAGATCCGGGTCCGGACCCGACGATGGATATGGTTCTCTTACCGATTTCGGACTTGTCGGCAGAGAACCTATTTAGGGCGCGTGAGAAAGCCGTAGTGACGTTTTCTGCTCAAGAATATTTAGCTGTTGCAGATCAGTCGTCAGTCACTCCTGGAGAGCACCTCTTTGAGGTCAAGACTTCGAAGTCTCTCCGCCTTTATCTGCAGGTATCGTCTCCCGGTCGTTATATTCTCTTCACCCAGCATCGGCCAGAGGAGTTTAACCTGCGCCTTGAGAAGAATGGACTTGCGCTGACAGCTGTATTTGAACAGTCCTACAATCTCGAACACGAACATGATTCGGAGATTTCTTCCGTGTCTCTAGAGTTCGAGGGAGATCTTGATCAGCAGAAGACCAGTCAGTGGGTATCGCGACTGCTGCAGGAGAAAGGTGCTGATATTTTTAGGATGAAGGGCATCGTGGCCTTCAAGGGGCAGGAGCGGCGATTTGTCTTCCATGGTGTGCACATGTTATTTGACGGGATTCCGGAACAATTATGGGGTGAAAAACGACGGATCAATCAGATGGTTTTTGTAGGGAAAAACCTCGACGGTGTGGCCTTGGACCGTGACTTCAGGAGCTGCTTGGCATGACCTCCGAAAATACAATAAGTGTCAGGCGAATGGTGCCATCGGCTCGGTACAGTTTTCGTGAAAGTGTTGTTCGCGGAGTATGGAGTCCAATCACGGCACGGGTAGCAGCCTTGACCTACGACGGTCAACTTCACCTCTTGGAAGGTGAAAGTCTCACACTTGCTAAGACTGTGATGGCCCATGATGGTGGTGGGTTGGATCTAAAGTGGTCGCCAGACGGAAGGCGCTTAGCGACATCTGGACAAGACGGGTCTGTGCGGATATGGGATGCGCATGATTTGAGCTTGCTACGTTCTCTGCCATGTGGTTCACAGTGGGTCGAACATGTGGCTTGGCAGGATTTCTCCACTTTGGCAGCAGCTATGGGCCGAAAGATCTTTTTGGGCGCTGTTGAAAGCGGAGAATGGTTTGAAGCCTATAGTGCAAACGGGGCTATTACCGGCCTTGCATGGCGTCCAAATGGTGAGCTCGTGCTGACAACCAACGGCCAGTGCCTACGTCTCGCTGTCGCTGACAGGATTCCCGCGCAAGTCGTGGGCGGCTTCAACTATCCCGTGGCTATGCTCAGGCTGGCGCTTTCACCTCAGGGCACATATGCGGCCATAGGGTGTCAGGATTCCTCCGCTCGAGTCTGGTTGGTAGATGAGGATGAAAACGGACTTGCCATGCGAGGGTATGACGAAAAAGTACAGGTAGTGGCCTGGGATTCTGGGGGGCAACAACTGGCTGTATCAGGGGGAGCTCTTGTTGCAGTATGGAGTTTTAAAAACCAAAGTCCTGAGGGCACTAAGCCGCGGGAGCTTCTGGGTCACAGCCATCTCGTAGTGGACGCTGCATTTAGTCCATGTGGACGTTACTTAAGCTCTGTAGATAAGGGCGGCATTCTGTGTGTGTGGGATATTACGAACGAGTGTTTGTCTCCAGTGGCAGCCGCATTAAACCCTGTAAGTTTTCAGGTTTTAGGTTGGTCTATGGACGGATCTAGAATATTCACAGGCGATTTAGACGGAGTTTTTGCTATTTGGACTATGGAAGATACTAAGCCGCTTGTCCTGTCCCAGCAAGGGTGACACAGGGGGGAGCCGCCGCATGAAAGCTTCACAATTTAAACCCAGCTCTGAGGATATCGCGTTAGCTAAGGCGGCTCTAAGAGGGATCAGTCCTCAGGAAGGGGGATCGGCGGAAACCGGACCGTATGACGTGGAACAAGTGTTTGCGCATCTCGGTCTTCCCAAAGGCGTCGTTCAACTCTTGGTTACAATGCTTCGAGCAACCGCTGAAGGTCATGCGTTGACTCTTATTGCTGGTCAAAAAGAGATGACCACTCAGGAGGCTGCCGAGTTTCTAAGTGTGTCTAGGCCCTTTCTGATCAGGCTGCTTAAGAGTGGCGCATTACCGTATCGTCTAGTGGGCAAGCATCGGCTTATCAGATTGGAAGACCTGATCGACTATCAGGTGCGATGCTCAGTCCGTCAGGAAGGCGCCATGCAGGACCTAGTCGAACTGTCGGAAGATCTGAAGCTCTACTAGATAGGCATGTAGGTGGCAGCCACAAAATTGACCGTCGCGTATGTACCTTGAGTTGCACATTTTCAGCGTTCTAGGGAAATTACTGATCATGCGCTCAGGTTATCCTGCAAACATGCCGGTATGGGTATTGGTATAAACAATAGGTGACTCGATGAGATACCGAAAGGCACTACAAACACTCGGCACAAAAACACCCGAAGAGCTAATGGCTATGTTTGATCGGGTCACATGGACTTTAGGGATAACTTCTCTCTCTTCGGTTCCACAGGAACCCGTGGATACCGAGGCGGCGATAGTTTTCGGTACTTACCTTATCGGCCTATGCGATCTGCGCTTAGGGCGTTTTCTTGCGGTGCTCCTCAATTGGTTGGCTAAGCGACACCATTTGCTTAATCCATCTAAGCTTCTAAAAATGGCGAGGGCTTTCGAGGCCGAAATGGGCGAGCAAGCCGTGCTGCGATTATCGATGCATGTCCTGAGAGCGGCTGATCCAAGGCGATTCCAGCATTTTAATCCGAGACCCCTGACAGCCCCGTTTTACGCGGAGCCTAGGTTAGCTGCGCTTGTGGACCAGAAACTTGAGCAGGAGGGCTATTTTCTTGGCCTGTCCGCTTCTGAAGGTTTTCGTATACCAAAGTTGGCGTTCCCGCTTAGAGACAGCGACCTGCTTACGGAGGAGAACTTGCTCAGGCGCAATGAGCAGCTTCGCCAACGCATTCTATACGGAACGACTTGGTGAACTGGCGCAGTTCTTCTGCTGCGCGACTCTCCAAATATGACTGCCAATGAACTAGCCGATACCCTGATGCTGAGCTACGAGCCAGCTAATCGTTTAGTGACGGAGATTAACTGATACCGCGACCTGGGTTTTGCGATCCCAATATCTGAGTACTTTGCAGGCTGTCTTTGAAAGTTCACCAACCTAAAGCGCTCCCTGGACCTTTAGGCTGCGCAGCCGCGTATTGATCAGCTCGCTGATCCGTAGCGGTATCTTAGCCTCGGAGTGCGTTGCACAGACCTCTTTGGCGAGGTGATCCTTAGCGGCGATGACTTTTTCGCTGATGCTAGCCAGTCGACGCTGAAAGGTGGCAGGTCGGATCTCAAGGCTCTCCTCGAGCTGCTTGACCTGATTTGCGCCGATCTTTGAGAACTCGTTGCGGTCGCCGATCTTGAACGCAAAAGTCGGCTTGAGTTTGGGATAAATTGCAGTCGACACGAGATCGTAGAAGGGCGCTAGCTCGTTCTGCCCCTCGCGCAAAAGAAACGAGATGTTCTTGGAGTGGCTATCGTTGTTACCGATGATAAGGTTAAATGCGATCCAATCGAGAAAGGCTTGCACGCTGCTGATAATGCCGTCAGGACGTACGCTGTCCCTGATCAGCTGGTAGTTCTGCCTGAGAGAAGGACCACCCTTGTCTTCGTACTTCGACGCGCTCGTGATCCCTTGCGCCTGACAGAAGTCCTGTTGATGAATCCGATGGACGCCGCTGTCGTCAACGTAGCGATCATAGCGCTCGACAACGAACAGAGTGTGGGGACCGTCCACGAGCGAGCACTTCGGAACGGAAAGACCTACAGCTCGTGCGAGCTCCATGCAATAATATTCGTTGTATACGGACTCCTTGACGCCGGAGCGCTGGATAGGCGCCTTGACAATGTGTGTCGTCGGCGCGCCCCGCGTAGGTAGCAGGAAAGTGGTTCCGTCATAGATCACCGGGAACTTATCCTGAGCACCCGCAAGCGACAAATATCCGGGATCCATCTCCGCGATGACGTCAGCGACAGGTTGGCGATCACTAATCGCGGCGTAGACGCGCTCCATGTCAACCGGGACCGCTTTCGTCGGACCAACACCAGGTACAAAGGCCGATTGGTCGGTGACGATGATCGCCCCAGCGCAGTCGCGACCGTACTGCTCGAGAAAGTCGAAGTCGCTGGAAATTCCGCGCGTGCTCTGCAGATGCTCCCGGACTTCGCCTTCGGGAAGCAAGTTCTCAAAAAATGAGCGCGTGATGCGATTCCCGAAAACTTTTTGGGTCATGGGCATCGCAAGGCTTAGCGCAAAGCGATTGTCACTCGCGAGCCACGAGTCTGCGTACTCGAAAGAGTAGACGAGCTCGTCGTCCTCTTTCATGCGCCCGACAAGCTGACTTTCGTAAAAGACGTTGAGGTATCTCAAGGTTCACCTTGGAGCACAACTTTGAGTCCGAGATATTTCGCCATCTTGACGAGAGTTGAAAGCTTGACGTCGGTGTTGCCAAGCTCGATCCTGCTGATTCGATTGTGAGAAAGCTGGCAATAGTCCGCCAGAGTCTTTTGCGTTACGCCGATCGCTAGCCTACGCTCTCGCAGCGCGGGCCCTAGATCTGCCGTCTTGCCTATGATTACATGCATTAACGCCCTCAATTCTCTCTATAGAGAGAATATAGTCGCCTTCATGTCATTTATCAAGGGTATTCTCTCTGGAGAGTGAATAACGCTATCGGTGATCGCTTTTGTCATCAGATTCTCTCTACAGGGAGAATCCATCGGACCAAATCCTTGGGTTTTGAAGACGCTGTAGGGAATATCGTAGCCATGAGTATCCAGCCCTCTACCATGAGCGCGGATCTTTTTGGGTTAGACCTTAATCAGCTAGCAAGTTTAGCTGATCACCAGCATCCAGATGAGTTGGTTGTATTGTCGCAACGATTTGAGCCAGATCCTGAGCTTTTACGAAGCATTGTCAGATGAATTGACATACAAATGTTGCTAAGAGAGTTACAGCGGCGGTACGCCTATGAAGTACTTCACCAGTGATACCCACTTTGGGCACTACAGGTGAGCTGGAGGCTTATATTCACTCGTGAAATCTGTATTCAGGCTTAGTGTGGTAAGTCTGAATATGGGTTCCCATATTCAGACTAAACTAGACCTTTCAGCAGGTTCCTCTTGGCTTTTTCCTGCCAGCTCTGAGCCCTTAACTCGGATCATGACAAAGAACTATGTTGGCGATTGCTATTGGCGTAACGAAAAACATGATGAACGATCGACTTCGGGAAGGCTTTCCAGCAATTCATCGGTGAGAACTCCGCGGTTATGCTTTGTGACAAAGAGCAGATTGGTGAGGCATATCGTCTGGATTTATGCATCATAAAATGTGATAATATGAGTCATATCCCTGTGAGGTATGCCTCGTGAATGACTCTAAGTGCTGGAACTGGCAGGAAAAAGATTGGCCACGGTTCAAATTCAATAAAAACGTCTCAGTAGACTTAGAGCCGATGCTTCAAAAAAATGCTGGGCTACTCCTAGGTGTTTGGCGGCATCTGGATGACGCTGACAGAGGTCAACTCACCATAGAGGTACTTACCAGTGAGGCGATCACAACCAGCGCCATTGAAGGAGAGCAACTAGACCGTGCCAGCGTGCAATCCTCACTGCAGCGACGCCTCGGACTTGTCGCGAGTCGCACCAGTCGCAAACGGACCGAAGAAGGTGTGGCGGAGCTGATGGTTTCGGTATATCGCGATTTCAAAGCAGATTTATCAAAAGACACTCTGTGCAGTTGGCATGTCATGCTGTGTGGAGAGCGTCGTGATCTTGACATCGTCGGAGATTACCGTCGCCATAAGGAACCCATGGTCATAGTTTCCGGACCCGCACACGAGCCTCAAGTCCATTTTGAGGCTCCTCCTTCGGAGCGGGTACCAGCAGAAATGGAGGCTTTTATCGACTGGTTTAACGCGAGTGCACCATCGCGCGAGAATACTCTGCCACCACTCGTGCGAGCCTCAATTGCACATCTATATTTCGAGACTGTCCATCCATTCGAGGATGGCAACGGTCGTATCGGTCGCGCTCTTGTGGCCAAGTCTCTCGCCCAATCTTTGCAACAGCCGATTTTGTTAGCACTCTCGGAAGTATTACTGGAGCAGCGTCGCCGCTACTACGATATGTTACAAAAGGCTAGTAAGTCGCTGCAAATCGATGAATGGATCCAATACTTCGGACGGATGGTTTTAAACGCCCAGGAGTCAGCCATTGCGGCAACTGAGTTCGTAATCGCAAAAAATAAATTTTTGACTCAGCACTCCAATGATCTCAATGAGCGCCAATTCAAGGCGCTCACGAGAATGTTTAATGCTGGATCCAGCGGATTTGAGGGAGGTCTTAGTGCTGAGAAATATATCAGTATTACTCGAACCTCTCGTGCGACCGCAACTCGTGACTTAGGCGCTCTAGTGGCTATAGGAGCGTTGACCAAGACTGGTAGCGGCAAAGGCACGCGTTATCATTTAAAAATGACTTGAGATGCTAACTTGTTGGGAAATTTCGCGCTATCCGGCTACCTTGAATCCAGAACGCGAACCTTGCATCGATCACTAGTGCCAAATTAGATTGATGTAGATGAGGCCTTACAATTTAACATTATTATATTATTTCTTGAGAATCGCGATTATTAACTGAATTCGTCCACCAGCTTGCGAATTTTCACTTTATCTCCTAGGTATGGAAAATGACCCTCATATCCAATGACGCGCTCCGTGACGGCAAGGGTTGTCGCGAGCTGATCAATTGCCGAGCGAGGAATATAGGGATCATTCACACCCTCGATGATTAGGGTTTTGATCGGCCAATGTAAAGTTTTTACAGGCTTGGCGATTATGATGCTGGAAACTTTGTCTAGCAAGCTTACAGCAATGATTTGGCGGTACATTGACCTGATTTTCGACGAATGCTGCTTAAGCCGGTCGTCCATCACCACGCCCTTGGACGCCAACTCTTGAGCAATCTTATTCGTGCTTTTAAGTTGAATCCAAATTGGGTGCCTTGCAACGAGGACGTCAAATCCTGAAAATGCGCCATTGAAAAGGATGACTGACCGTGGCAGCTGGAATCCGCGTTTAATTCTGAAAAGTAGTGCCAAAATCGTCACAGTTAGGCCGATATCATGGGCTACTACTTGCTCCGGGGCTTCATGCTCGATCAAAGGTCCAAGCGCTTTGGCAAGTTGACGTATATCGGCGCTACCGGCAGAGTCGATTAAATCGGCCAGAGTGACGATTACCGTGTCATTGTGTATTCCGACGAAGTCGACATCCGATTCTGGCGCAAGCCGGCAGTGCATTCTGATCATTTCGGCGAAGCCGCTGTCACACTCCCTTTACAAGCCGCAGTAGTACTAGAGCAACGCCTGGGAGTC
Coding sequences within it:
- a CDS encoding type II toxin-antitoxin system HipA family toxin, which encodes MRYLNVFYESQLVGRMKEDDELVYSFEYADSWLASDNRFALSLAMPMTQKVFGNRITRSFFENLLPEGEVREHLQSTRGISSDFDFLEQYGRDCAGAIIVTDQSAFVPGVGPTKAVPVDMERVYAAISDRQPVADVIAEMDPGYLSLAGAQDKFPVIYDGTTFLLPTRGAPTTHIVKAPIQRSGVKESVYNEYYCMELARAVGLSVPKCSLVDGPHTLFVVERYDRYVDDSGVHRIHQQDFCQAQGITSASKYEDKGGPSLRQNYQLIRDSVRPDGIISSVQAFLDWIAFNLIIGNNDSHSKNISFLLREGQNELAPFYDLVSTAIYPKLKPTFAFKIGDRNEFSKIGANQVKQLEESLEIRPATFQRRLASISEKVIAAKDHLAKEVCATHSEAKIPLRISELINTRLRSLKVQGAL
- a CDS encoding helix-turn-helix transcriptional regulator, with protein sequence MHVIIGKTADLGPALRERRLAIGVTQKTLADYCQLSHNRISRIELGNTDVKLSTLVKMAKYLGLKVVLQGEP